The Flaviflexus equikiangi genome contains the following window.
CGCGGATCGACAGAGTAATCATTACCGTCCACGCGAATGTAATAGTCACGTGGCAGACGGACCCTCTCGTTCAAACCCGTACTGGGCGGGTGCGGAGGCAACACCGTCATGGCCGCCAGGTCCTGCTCGAGCATATCGATTGGCCGTGCCCCTAACGAGCGGATATGCCTCTGGTTCGCCACCGTCCCAAGCCAGGTGGTGAGCTGAGTATTGAAATCAGCAGCACCGGTGAAATCCCGGCCAGGCAGGAACGATGTCTCAATATAGCCATTGTTACGCTCGGTCATCCCTTTAAATTCAGGATCTCGCGGTGGGGCAATCACCATCCTCGTAGCCAACGTTCCAGCAAACCCTGCGACCGGGCTTAACGGCTTACCTTTCGGCGCGATCGCTGCCTCACGATCCCACACCAAAGTCTTAGGGACTGCCCCAACCCCATGAATCAGATGCCACATCCCGGCCAACAGATCCCCTGAACGGCGCGAGGGCAACATCACCGCAGATAAGAACCGTGAGAAAGTCAGTGTCATCACCAGCACAGGGAACACGAGCGCAGTGCCAGCTCCGGTGGGGACCCTCGTCTGGGGAAACCACAGGTCCATCTGTGCTGCTTGTCCGGGCTCATGAACCAGGCGATCAGCCGGATCAACTCCCACATACTCAGGACGGATCTGCCGCACCCGGTCCTTCAACACCGTCAACGAGTATGGGAAGCCGAGCCGCTCTTTGATCACAGTTGCCGGCATTGTCGGATACACACGTAATAGCTTGCGTATCTCCACCTCATAGCCATCCACAACAGGGGTCTGTTGATGGTCGCTGATACTTCGGCGGCTCGGTGGCAGCTAGTGCTCGACGCACTGTATTCCTTGCAATCCCTAACCGACGACTGATCTCTTTAATCGGTACGTGCTCAGCCTTGTGCAGACGACGAATCTCGGCCCAGTCTTCCACTGTGATCATGCCTCCTAGCATGGAACAGAGGGGTCAACATTCACCCGTCGTTTAAGGGTCATTATTCACGCGTCGTTGACAGTATGGGCGGATTGCCAAGACCGAGCATCTGTTGGACTTCATCGATGCCGATGAGGGTACCGCCGGCAGATTCATACCCAGTTGACTGTGCAGGAATCCCGGCATGCCCTGGCCAGACTCATCTTCCACGGCAGGAGGGGCCAGATACGGCAGTCCTACCGGGAAGGTCAGGAAGACCAGCTCGGAGCGCTTGGCCTGGTCCTGAACGCCGTCATCCTGTGGAACACCCGCTACCTGGAAGCCGCACTGACCGGGCTCCGCGACCGCGGCCACAACGTTGCAGACGAGGACGTGCATCGCCTGTCGCCGCTGGTCTCGGAACACATCAATATGCTGGGCCGCTACTCTTTCACTGCAGGCGCCACAGGAACGGAACTTCGGCCATTGAGGAACCCCGATGAGGACCTGGAGACCTAAACGAGGCAACATTTCCCTGAACATATCCCCGCCCGCAAGGGGAACCTTGACTGGGACTGTCATTTGCAAAATCCGCCATCAGAGGATCGGCTGCACAAAGGGTTCATGATCTTTCGAGGCGAACACCGCAGGGGCACCCCTGCGGCCTGACGCTTGAATCAATGATCAGCAAAGTATGATATCATCAGTATATGCTGATCAGTCAAGATGCTCCGGTGGACGCGTGCGGGCTGGACCCCGCGGCCGCCTTGTTCCGTTCCCTCGGTGACCCGATCCGACTCAAGATCGTCAAGCGCATGTCCGGCGGCGAGGTGCGGGTCAGCGACCTCACCCGTGAGCTGGGCCTGCCCCAATCCACGGCCTCGATGCACGTGGCCTGCCTGCGCGACTGCGGCCTGGTCGAGGGACGCTCCCAGGGCCGCAGCGTGTACTACTCGCTGTCCCGCCCGGAGCTGATGGACATGCTCGCCCAGGCCGAAATCCTGCTTGCCTCCACCGGCAACGCTGTCAGCCTGTGCCCGAACTATGGTCCCGACAGCACCACCGCCCCGATGAGTGAACAGGAGAATGCCCGATGAGCGACGCCTGCGGATGCAGCGACGAGACAACCGAAACCGGTGAAGCCGAAGAAGCCCCGGGGTTCTGGCAGGTAACCGAGGTCCGGGCGGCAGCCGTGGCCGGTGTGCTGCTCCTGGCGGCGTGGATCACCTCGCTGGCGGGAGGCCCCCGGGGCGTGGCACTGCCCCTGGAACTCGGTGCACTGGTGGTTGCTGCCTGGACGTTTGTTCCCTCCACGCTCCGGCGCCTGTTCAAGGGAAAGATCGGCGTCGGTACGCTGATGACGATCGCCGCCGTCGGGGCCGTGGCACTGGGCCAGTTCGAGGAAGCGGCCATGCTGGCCTTCCTCTACGCGATTTCCGAGGGCCTTGAAGAATACTCCCTGGCCAAGACCCGACGTGGCCTGCGGGCGCTGCTGGATCTGGTTCCGGCCGAGGCCAGGGTCTTGCGCAATGGCATCGAGGTAACAGTTTCCCCGGCCGACTTGGTCCCCGGGGATCGCATGGTCGTCCGGCCAGGGGAACGCCTGGCCACCGACGGGCGGATCGTCGCCGGGCGAACCTCGCTGGATACCTCGGCGCTCACCGGCGAATCCGTTCCCGTCGAGGTCGGTCCCGGCTCCGAGGTCTACGCCGGTTCCATCAACGGCACCGGCCCGCTTGAAATTGAAGTCACCAGCACCGCGGAGAACAACTCGCTGGCCAGGATCGTGCACATCGTCGAGGCCGAGCAATCCCGCAAGGGCCCGGGCCAACGACTGGCCGACTCCATTGCCAAGAAACTGGTCCCCGGCATCCTGATCGCCGCTGCCCTGATCATCGTCTTCGGCTTCATCGTCGGGGAACCGGCCTTGTGGTTCGAACGCGCCCTGGTCGTCTTGGTTGCGGCCTCGCCGTGCGCGCTGGCCATCTCCGTGCCCGTGACCGTGGTGGCCTCCGTCGGGGCCGCCAGCCGGATCGGGGTGCTCATCAAGGGCGGCGGAGCGTTGGAAGCCCTGGGAAAGATCCGCACCATCGCCCTGGACAAGACCGGAACATTGACCCGGAACAAGCCTTCGGTGATCGAGGTTGTGGGCACCGGTTCCGCGACCCGGGAACGAGTCCTTGCCCTCGCGGCGGGACTGGAATCCCGCAGCGAACACCCGTTGGCCCGCGCCATCCTCGCCTCGACCACCGGCCGGGCTTCGGTCACCGACGTTGACACGATTCCCGGGGCGGGTCTGGAGGGGCGGCTCGACGGCAAGCGTGTCCGACTCGGCCGCCCGGGATGGATCGATGCCGGTGCCTTGGCCTCGGACATCGAGAGGATGCAGCACGCGGGTGCCACCGCGGTGCTCATTGAGGAGGACGGGCAGGTCATCGGTGCCATCGGCGTTCGTGACGAGCTGCGCCCCGAGGCCCGCGAGGTCATCAGCCGACTCACCGCGGCCGGATACACCACGGTCATGCTTACCGGGGACAACGTCATCACCGCAACGGCCCTGGGCCAGACCGCAGGCATCACCGAAGTCCATGCCGATCTGCGCCCCGAGGACAAGGCAGAGATCATCCGAACGCTCCAGTCCCGGCAGCCCA
Protein-coding sequences here:
- a CDS encoding ArsR/SmtB family transcription factor translates to MLISQDAPVDACGLDPAAALFRSLGDPIRLKIVKRMSGGEVRVSDLTRELGLPQSTASMHVACLRDCGLVEGRSQGRSVYYSLSRPELMDMLAQAEILLASTGNAVSLCPNYGPDSTTAPMSEQENAR
- a CDS encoding heavy metal translocating P-type ATPase → MSDACGCSDETTETGEAEEAPGFWQVTEVRAAAVAGVLLLAAWITSLAGGPRGVALPLELGALVVAAWTFVPSTLRRLFKGKIGVGTLMTIAAVGAVALGQFEEAAMLAFLYAISEGLEEYSLAKTRRGLRALLDLVPAEARVLRNGIEVTVSPADLVPGDRMVVRPGERLATDGRIVAGRTSLDTSALTGESVPVEVGPGSEVYAGSINGTGPLEIEVTSTAENNSLARIVHIVEAEQSRKGPGQRLADSIAKKLVPGILIAAALIIVFGFIVGEPALWFERALVVLVAASPCALAISVPVTVVASVGAASRIGVLIKGGGALEALGKIRTIALDKTGTLTRNKPSVIEVVGTGSATRERVLALAAGLESRSEHPLARAILASTTGRASVTDVDTIPGAGLEGRLDGKRVRLGRPGWIDAGALASDIERMQHAGATAVLIEEDGQVIGAIGVRDELRPEAREVISRLTAAGYTTVMLTGDNVITATALGQTAGITEVHADLRPEDKAEIIRTLQSRQPTAMVGDGVNDAPALATADSGIAMGAMGADVAIETADIALMGEDLNHLPQVLDHARNTRRIMLQNVGLSLLLIAALIPLALFGVLGLAAVVLIHELAEIVVIANGVRAGRISGKAALKSTQPVPSLEPAA